The Anas acuta chromosome 12, bAnaAcu1.1, whole genome shotgun sequence sequence CACATATGAAGCCCTTGTTATCTATCTGCAACTCAGATAATGTGatcacattttgaaagaaatgtaaagCAATACAGGGATCTGATGTTCATGGCCCATCATTGATCCAAGATTATTCTTTTCCAGCCCATGCAACAATTTCTCGGCCACTTGAAATTACTTAAAGACATGAAAGAAGTGTTTAACAtggctggggagaaaaaagaaaaaaaaaaaaagaaaaaaaagaaaaatcaacaacCTGCAGTCATCTATCCAGAGACAGAATCATTTGGGAATGATCTGAAAACTTTCTGACAAGGTCTCAAAGGCCACTGTGTACAAAATGCTCCTGTATACAAAAAGCAGTCACAGCCAGGTCTAAACTGTCAGAAATTCACTTAAATTTATAGAACCATGGCTACTTAAAGACACTTCTGATTTCTCCTCCATACATGACTTCAAGGACCCATGTTCTCTGTGACTAAAAGGGAACACAAAATCTGGAGATGCATTAAACAATGGGACCGCTTTGCAGTTGATTGTCTGATTTTCAGCCTCAAATTTTGGTCTTCAGTCTTATTTGTGAACATCCTCAAGTCTCAGTCTTGTAAGTTTTTGTACCCAGTGAGTTAATTTTGGAGAAGTGGTGTATATATATTCATACCAGGCTTAAGTAAGGCAAGTTGTATTGGTGATcatctttacagaaaaatgctAGGTcctgttttgtgatttttatacATACAAGTTAcgtttttatatatatttatactgtATTTATATTCAATCAAAACTGTGAACTGAAAAGAGCAATAATATCaatgctttaattttaataataatgaagtaGTGCTTTGAAACAATTATAAatcatatttataaatttattacTTATATAAGTCATTAATTTATAAGTCAATAGCAATTATTTCACTTCAGGTTTTAGTGCCAAATACATTCTTTCAGCAGTTTTTGACTTAACAGGGTCCAGGTGATGCTCTGAACTTTCAAAGCATAAATTGATGACAATAAAATGACTACAGCTGCTTATAAGATTATTGTTCTTGAGTTCTTTTTAAAGGCAATTGGCTTGATCTGAAAAGTGTAACTATCTAAATTTTAGCTGATCATTGAGAAATCATACAATTCagtaaatggggagaaaaatcagcttttaaaatgaattaaatggaTCCAAAATTAGACACAAAAGATGCATCTATCACAACATAAAGTGTTACATGTTCTGTGGGTTTATATAGATTACAATGGTGGGTTTGCAGGATAAAGTCTGATAGGGTTTTGTGATTCAGACCTGTAAACTAGTGAGagattttaattcaaattattttagccatttttttctttttaattagcaaAAAATGTCCttcatcaaaattatttttcctcaagcATCTCAAAGACTCATAACGAAagttctcataaaaaaaaaaaaataagaaaataaaatttaaaaaatgtggtTACTATCCACAAACTAAAATTTCTGtatcctctttatttttttttttcttctagagaTGAAATAAACTCTTTTGAATTTCTTACTTTCCCAGGAAATGTTCCATCAATATATTTTCAACATTATCTTATAGAAATGTGCCAATTCTTCTGTcttcatatttcaaaaaaaaataagtattctaCATGCAAACtgttttaataggaaaaaataatgatatgGGATGACTAGCTCTTTTGTTCCAGTAACTTCAAGATCACAATTCTGAGATGACTGAATACAATTGGCAAGATGATTAATTTATCTATCTCTCattaatgcttttgaaaatttgaataattttttttcataaaatagaattaaaatgaattcagGAATTAGGGGCAAGATTCATCAGAATGTACTTTAAATGGTTTCTGCATGGATGCTTACAGCTGGACTAGTCATCTACATTTTCCTTGTTATTACTGAACCTGCACTTTTGATGAGGTTTATCTTATCCTAAGGTCAGATAAGCtgcctgtttcttttcattgacTGAAAGAGAAACCTACACAGCAGTCATCTAAAGCTTAATCACACAAATCCTATCTAGggataagaatattttttaattttttttcagaaataagcatttaattttcaagCCTCTTTTCCATattctactcttttttttttctttttttctttttttttttttttgccttattttatttatttatttttttcctttcctgttctgTATTTGATCTCCAAGGCTCAGCTCTGCACTTCTCTTTATGGAAGAGAATTCTACCCAGATCAACATGTTCCTCTTGCTAGGATTCCCAGCCCTAATGGACTTGAAGGTATTGTTCTTCATAGTACTACTACTGACATACATTTTAACTGTTATGGAGAATGTGGTCATCATTTTGTTAATCAAAACAAACCATGAGCTCTACAAacccatgtatttttttcttggtcatCTCTCCTTCATTGAGGTCTGGTACATCTCAGTTATTATCCCCAAACTCTTGGCAAATTTCATTGCTGAAGACAGAAGTATTTCCTTTGTGGGATGCATGACCCagatctttttcttcagctccTTCATGTGCACTGAATGTGTCCTTCTCTCTGCCATGGCATATGATCGCTATGTGGCTATCTGTCAACCATTGCGCTACCTGGTCATCATGACATACCAAATGTGCATATACCTGATAGCTCTCTCCTGGTTCAGTGGGTTCACTGTATCTTTGATCAAGATCTCCTTCATCTCTCAGTTGGAGTTTTGTGGTCCCCAGGTAATTAACCATTTTTTCTGTGATATCAGCCCAGTGCTAAACCTCGCCTGCACTGATATGTCGGTGGCAGAGACAGTGGACTTTGTGTTGGCTTTATTCATCCTGCTTGTTCCTCTCTCCGTCACTATTGTCTCCTACCTATTAATTATCATGACAATTCTGCATATCCCCACCACCCAAAGTAAGAAGAAAGCTTTCTCCACGTGTGCTTCCCACCTAACTGTGGTCAccattttcttctcagctgcCCTCTTTATGTATGCTCGGCCCAAGAAGATCGATCCTTATGACTTGAATAAGCTTGTGTCAGCTGTGTATACTATTGTCACTCCCATCTTAAACCCCTTCATTTACTGTCTGAGGAATCAGGAACTGAAGAAAGCATTCAAAAAAGTTCTCTCTGAAAAAATCAGTATCTATAAGGTCTCCAGATCCATCACTTCTCTCCAAATGCAAGGATAAACTATGTATAAACTGAAGCTGATAAGTACACAATAAGGATATCTGGCTAATGTCTGTTCACAACAGAGACAGACTGTGATCAGAGGAACAATGACAGGGTGGAGAATGCTGACAACCTGATCTTTCTGAATCAGTCATGCCTAATACTATCAAAGGTGAATGACTGAGTCATAGTCCCAGGAACTTTCCTAAGTGCTATGCAAAATAAAGGGGACTATAGCATAAGGGAATATAGAATTTGGAAAGCCTGGGGATGGATGGAAAGTCTGGAATTAAAAGAATTGGGGATATTACAGGATTTATTACAGTTTGTTTAGGGAAACGCCCAAAGGAAGGTAAAGGGAGataaacacaggaaaatgagCAAATAAAAGGTCATGTGCACTTGTCTGGTCAACCACTGTACACAGTTACCACAGTCTGTCCTGCCTTTTTATTAAACTGCTTTCctttcacagaattacagaattgtcAAGTTTAGAAGGGATCTCTGaaggtcacctggtccaacccccgTACTCAAGAAGGACCAACTAGAGCCAGTTGCCCAGGACCATAGGCAGATGGCTTTTGAAtgtctccaaggagggagactccacaacttctctgggcaacctgttccattgCTCAGTCACACACACAGTAAAGAAGATTTCCTTAATGTTCAGACAGagcctcctgtgtttcagtttatgCCAATTGCCtattgtcctgtcactgggcatcACTagaaagagcctggctccaacCTCCTTGCACAATGTCCTGCCTTGAGACAAATTGTCTATGTCTTGcctcaagtttttcttttttacgTGTGCATACGCATATGTGTGAGTGATTTGGTAGTAAACATAAAGACATTGATCAGGACAAGAGACCTGAAAAAACAGATTCTGGAGAGACAGAATATTACAGGTCTAAAACTAGAGGGACCAAGGTCAGAAAACAAGACGTGGAAAGCCCATTAGTCCAAAGTCCAGCTGCCAAAGGGACTGTGGCTCTGGATGCCAGACATCGAAAACATCAAGGGCCTGAGAGAACAAAACTGGAGAGAGCAAAGGTCTAGTATACAGATAAACTCATGAAGGGGATATTCTATTAGTAGACATCCACATTCATGCTCTCTGTGTTATGTGGAGACTTATAAAATATAGTCTCCTTCTACCCGTATTGATCCATTTGTGGCtctgtgtgtgtacatgcaCCTATTGGGAACTCATGTTCAGGCTCACTACTAGCAGGGCATGGGAACAGGGATATGTATTTGGTTTATATGGCAAGGGCTTagtagcaggggggctggaggagcagctagTGGCCTTTGTGAGAAGAATATGGAAGCTGCCCTGTGTTAGATGCCGGTTCCAGGCAGCTCAAAAAGAGATTTTTGAGTTGCTGGACATAGTCGAGCCAGTAAGCAATGTTGGTTACACCtttgtgagagcagatttaggaaagggaaaaagaaaactgctgtgcaaTAGCAGCTGAGAGAGAGTAGTGAGAAACAGCTCTCTATACACCAAGGtctgtgcagaaggagggcaggaggtgctccaggcacagagcagaagttccaCTGTGGCCTGtagagaggcccctggtggagcaggctgtctccctgcagcccatgggtaccacagcagagcagttctccatgctgcagcctatGGAGGACCCCATGGtgcagcaggtggatgtggcctgaaggaggctgcagcccatgaagaacccctgcaggagcaggctccagaacagagctgcagcctgtggagaggagctgcCACCCTTGGgagacccatgttggagcagctTGCTCCTGATGGACAGACCCTGTAGTACAGACCCATACTGGAACATTTCTTGAAGAGATGCAGCCTGCAgggagcccacacaggatcagtttgtgaaggatggcatcctgtgggaaggaccccacattggagcagaggaagagagcAACCATGGAGCGACAGAGATGAAGTGTTACAGGCTGACTGCagccccccttcccctgcaccactcagggggaggacGTAGGAGACAGCGGATGGGGGGAAggttttttcatttgctttgatttatacactgttctagtctgctagttataggcaataaattatattaatatccCTATGCTGAATCCGTTTTGTCTGTGATGGTAATTGATGGGTGGTCTCCCAATTATGTCAACCCTTAAGctcttttcattgtattttctccccttttttccttcaagaaggAGGAGTGAGAGTAGTTGTggtggggtttagctgcccagcagggcaAAACTACCACAGGATAAAGAGCAATCATTCCACTCACCTGTCCAGGACTGCAGGAATACGCTGGATGCAGCTACTCTTAACACACACTTGACAACAGCTCTAAGAATCTCTTTAAATTCATCAAATTTGAAGTTGGCTACATGAGATACAGCAGATAAATCAATATCCATTGATTATAATGCAACAGTGTTCTCATTTGTTCTTGTCATTGACCAATGTTTGGGTACCATTCTACGATTATACAATTCTAAGTCCATGGGCATTCAGTGTGGACTTTTGTAAAGGTTTGGGTAGTCTTCTAGTCTCAACACAATAGCAATAATCACAGGCTCAGTTTGGTGATGAAGATTCATATAGTTTGTTTGTAAGATGCAGTTGAAATTCAGTTTTCCAAATGCTTTAGCATGAGTATATACTCATTACATACcatcagcaaaaacaaaatagaaagtTCCAGTAGGTGAAAACTAgtccatgaaaaaaatatatggttcCAAACTTCACTTTTGTTCCTCTACCCTTTTGCAAAAAGAAGAATAGACTACCTTACACTGTATCACTCTTTAATTCCATTCCTATCACAGGGCACTGAGTTCTTACATAACCAGTAAGAATCTCCCACATTTCTTTTCAACAGCATTATCAAACACCTGTCCTTTCTTCATGCTACCTCCAGGGACACAGGGCAGAGATAAcagccaaaacaaaataaacaagcaaaactcccttttttgaactgaaaattttaaataagaacaTCAACATTTTTGGGGTTGTGCTAAATGGCTGCATACAAGACAGGACCCAAAAGAGATCTAACCATATGCCATGTGATTACAGGCAGTTCATTCCGTGAGGTGCAAACTACCATTTTTAGGGCAAATGCCAGTTTGCACACCAAGTTGGTAGCAGAGATCTCTCTCTGGTTTGTTCTCAAAGACAGCACACATATACCCTTTGCAAGCTCAGTGTAGATTTACAGTTTCTTTCTGCACCAGTGCAGAACTGAACACCAGGTAGGTCTTGCAGGGAGATAAACAATTCCTTTGCAACATTCTAgctaaaaaattaaataaataaataaaaattaaaaaaaaataaaaattaaaaaaaataatagattcaGTCTGAGTGCTGGTGTTAGCTGTATACCTGATTCCCGCTCATTCCTATTCACCCTGCATTGCAGTAAAGCTGGTGTTGAAATTTATCTTGTATCTTCCTACATACATTGTCACAAAACATTATGCCACAACATATCATTTCTTCGGAGTGTATATAAAAAGCTTGTCAAATCTTCTGTCTGCCTTAGGCGCAGTTGTTCTTAAAGTCCAAGAGTGCTAGAAGGAGCATCTGAGTGCTCAGAGTGGGTGCGGAATTCCAAGCTGACTGTTCAGTGTGATGTGTTCAGTGTTATGACAGCAAGAATGTCTGCCTTGTTCATGATGCCTTTTTTAGAAGTTGGGGGTCAGCATCTTCAGAAATCTTGACAAAAGTATTTAGCACAGTCAGGAGTAAGTAAGATGGGCAGAAGAGTAGAAGATAGCCAGGAGGGTGGAATTCAGATGAAAGGTCTTGATGTAGTTGTCTAAAAATATACACTTCATCTTCATCTCCATTTTTAAGCATACATTTAACTACAAGTTCATTAGTAAGGCTCCCCTTATACTTAATGAAAAGATAAGGACCCCCAAAACTGACTCGAGTCAAAGTTCTCAGGCTATGCAACATCCAGAATGTAACACATACTAGCTCTCTAGGGATATACAGAGTATGAGCTTCCTAATCAGAGCCATCAAGTAATACtataatattttgtgttttccaggaCTACTGAATGGGACTGTCAGCTTTGGCTCATATCCTGCAAGAGACAAACATGCTTCTGTATTGGATGCTGGAGACTAGATGGGCTACAATAAAAGACACCTACACTGACAGAACAAACACcaaggccttgaatatctccactGATTTACATCTAAGCAATTAAATTGTAATGTGCTGAACTACATGAGATAATGAGTGATTTTTTAGCCTCTTGTAATACAGCATCCTCTTGATCTCTTCTCTTGTAAATATGAATGGTGGAGTAACTACATTCTGAATTTTGTTCCTCTTTTGGTCACTTTCCACCAGGAGAGTTTTCTCCCTAATGTTTTATTCAGGGCAGATCTCACCTCCTGGTTCCTAAGAGTGTAGATCAAGGGGTTCATAGCTGGGGTGATAGCACTGTACATGACAGACACCTGCATGTCTGTTATAGAGGAGCTGCTCAAGGATGGAGGTGTATAATTGAAGAATAGTGGTATGTACAGTAGTGCCACAACAGTAAGGTGAGAGGCACAGGTGGAGAAGGGCTTCCACCTTCCTTCCTGAGACTGGACTttctggaagaggaaggagatgaTGTATAGGTAGGAAAGGACTATGAGAATGAATGGGCCTAGAGCAATAGATGTGGTGACAACATTAAGGAGGATCATGTTGAGGCTGGTACTACTACAAGCCAAATACAACAGTGGCTTGATATCACAGAAAAAGTGATGAATTTGGTTATGCCCACAGAAACTCAGTTGAGAGGTCATAACTGAATGCATCATGGCATGTACAAAACCAATGGACCAGCTgaccacagccagcagcagacaaGTCCTTTGACTCATGACAAGGGTGTAGCACAGTGGGTTGCAAATGGCCACATAGCGGTCATAAGCCATGGTGGCCAGGAGCACAGCCTCAGTACTGCCCAGAAAGTGGAAGAAGTAGAGCTGGGCTAAGCACTCAGCAAAAGAAATAGGCTGATGCCCAAAGAGAAAACCAGTCAGCATCTTGGGAACAGTAACTGTAGAGTAAAAAATGTCCAGGCAGGAAAGGTTCCCCAAGAAGAAGTACATTGGTGTGTGGAGCCGTGGCTCAGATATCACCATGGTCACAATGACACCATTTCCCAGAAGACTAGTTAGGTAGAGCAACAGgaaggagatgaagaaaaagtatTGTAGACCTTGGATATCGGTGAGGCCCAAAAGGATGAACTCACTGACCTCTGTGCGGTTCAGCATTGCTAGAAAAATaggaagcaaaaacaaaatgtcaagGTTTCACAGTGTGAGAAATGCTGTATTACAATACTTATCTGTTTCTGTACTATTTTAATACAAGCAAATgcaggaaagaacaaaacattgtatatgtatatgcaaCCAAACATAAAAGCTGAATACAAACACAAGGATTTAACACAAACAAAAGTAACTATAGTGCAGTCTTCTAATTTCTGTctagaacaaaaacaaagaagagtGAAAATTTTACAgagattaaatattaaaataaaaacttccatCTGTGCATAATATGGAAGAATATGTAAGGAcaatatgtaaaatatgaaaCATTGCTGCTTCTTCACCTTCAGCCAcattaatatttcagttctGCCCGTCTGTAACTCCCTGCTATAACCTTTAATCTCATCAATAAAACTTCGTAATTCATAAAGATTCACAACGTGAATCACTCttgatgctttctttttacTATTGTGCCTACATTTCTTTAAGCCAATTTTAACTTACCCATTTCTAATGGTTACTATTTCTTCCAGATAGTTCTTTGGTCTTTAAAAATGTgcaatttcaatttattttttttaaaatcaaaaatggACAACAGAAGGTGCTCCAAGGTTCCATACAGTGAGCAACATTTCTTTTGTACATTGCTGTCAATAAAAGAAGATGATGCCTTAGCATGTGATCACAAGCTGTTTCTGTTattgaattttatattttgtctgaacaatttcttttcattgagTAGCAGCACATGAATGGAACAAAAGCCAGCAACTAATCTCCTACAATACTGTGGTGGAGCAACAGTGAGTTTGTAGGAACCAAATTAGCTAGTGCAAGTTCTTAGCCAAATTTGCTCGTCACACTGAAAGCTGATCATACTGGCCCACTAAGACATTAATGATCGGTATAGTCAGTATCTctagtcttttaaaatacaagtgaGCAAGCAAATACTCTCacttttttctgtctcaagtAAGTTTGCTTAGCACTATGGATAATTCCTTCACATatagaataaaaagcaaagtcccaaaattattttgctggGGCAGATAGGCACAAGAATTTCTAACTTAAAGTACAGACTGCAAATTCTGCAAGCTGAGaatttttctctgtgtattgAATGTAGCATGATTAATACTGATGAATATAAACAATGGAAAAATTATtacttccaaaatatttcttgtaaaGGTTACAACACATATAGATACATTTCATACCCTTTCTTGGTTATTCCACTACAtacttttactgaaaataagtAGTTGTTAGAAGTCATTATGATATATCTCCAACCCAGTCACTCTCTTTCTCATACTATTTTACATGTAGCTTACTCTTTTAGCATGAAAACCATAAACtaacaaaacacttttaaaacaatttcataaTAAAAGAATGTGAGCATGTAGCCTAAGGTAATTTCTGCATATATGCACCCACTCTAAAAAAATGATCATATTTGGCTAAAAATATGTTTAGCATTATCTtttgaataatatatatttgaaacatTGCATTTAATACTATTCTAGATTTATCAAAATGTTAGTCAGTTACCTGCATTTGAAGAGTAAGAGGTGTTATTCTATATGAAATACAAACGCTTCAATTTCTTAAACGTTATTTGCTGCTTTTAAGCATAGAAGGGTTTCTCACTGAAACCCACCTGGGGAAAAACATCACTCCTTTAAGGCGTGTCCCACAATGCCCTCTGATTCTGTGTGTTATTCTCAGTTAACTACAGGTGATCTAATCGCTTTCTTCTACTCCTTTTTCTACTCctttaatgatatttttttcgGCTATGTctaacattttccttctgtgtcaCAGATGCTGACTAATCTTTTCTCCAGTGAACGGAGAAACACATCTagtcaaaggaaaacagatgtcccaaatttttgtttgttttgttttccagggtGGAGTAAGTCCCAAagatctttgtttgtttgtttgttttttatttttgttttttcaggcaTGGGGGGAAGACACTTGctcaaatataaatgcaaataaaagtctTTGCATGCTGAAGCTTGCCTATTTTTCCAACTgtataaattgcttttttttttttttttttctgcacaagcCTCACATCACCACCAACCAGTATTTTTCTGATTGTAGTAGAGCCCTCCAACCATGAGGGAATGGGAAagccagaaaacaaagctgaggACAAAACAACTTATTCTGAATTCAAAGACTAAGAATTTCTGTcctgctattttatttcatacCTTATTTTTCTAGATGAGAGTGTAGCCATGATGAAAAAGACTTCCATACATTAAAGTAAGACACAAGGAGGAAGCTTTGTAAAATTACTAGAAATGTctgatgaggaaaaacaaacaaacaaaaagtgtttttgttgttgtttgtttggctttttttttttttatcattttcagaaTGTACAAAATACCCATCATGGGGGAAATACATTTCCTACTGCTTTCATCAGTCTCTTGAGATTAGCTTTGTGATTCCGTGCTGAGTTGCAGAACAAAGAACTAAATATTCCCTGAACAGAATGCATATATGAGTCACCtgcaaaactaaagaaaaaaaatggaagcagaTGACAACCTCAGCTGGTTACAGTGTTTGGGCCACTGCATTTCCTAAATCTCCTTCAAATATTGAAATTTGTGAAATCAAGTATGTGTTCTATTTGTTATGATCTATAAGgatttttgatgttttatttttattgtaatttcacagagaagaaggagttTTTAGCCacatagttaaaaaaaaataaaattcacatcTTAAGCTTAATTTTCAATCTTATGGAAAAGTTTCAGCTGCTTACAAAAATAACATGTTCAATTCTAGTTCAAGAAGTTCAAATGTGGGAGTGTAAATCCTACGGGAACTTTTAAATCACAAAGAGGCATCTTTCTAGGAATGTGGcttttacatttcctttataaagctcctggcagctcagctccagATTGGTCTTGGGTTTTAAAACCCAGTATGTTCAGAGTAGTTTTGTAGACACGTAGAACCTCTGCAAGCTTACTCTCCTTCCCCTGATCAAAACAAGCCAAATGCACTGTGTCTTGTCCAGTAAAGTTTTCAACAATTTCAAGGACATTTAAGCAAACTCTCTGGGCAACTAGTTCAGTTGT is a genomic window containing:
- the LOC137863220 gene encoding olfactory receptor 12D2-like isoform X1, with translation MAMLNRTEVSEFILLGLTDIQGLQYFFFISFLLLYLTSLLGNGVIVTMVISEPRLHTPMYFFLGNLSCLDIFYSTVTVPKMLTGFLFGHQPISFAECLAQLYFFHFLGSTEAVLLATMAYDRYVAICNPLCYTLVMSQRTCLLLAVVSWSIGFVHAMMHSVMTSQLSFCGHNQIHHFFCDIKPLLYLACSSTSLNMILLNVVTTSIALGPFILIVLSYLYIISFLFQKVQSQEGRWKPFSTCASHLTVVALLYIPLFFNYTPPSLSSSSITDMQVSVMYSAITPAMNPLIYTLRNQEVRSALNKTLGRKLSWWKVTKRGTKFRM
- the LOC137863223 gene encoding olfactory receptor 6B1-like, translated to MEENSTQINMFLLLGFPALMDLKVLFFIVLLLTYILTVMENVVIILLIKTNHELYKPMYFFLGHLSFIEVWYISVIIPKLLANFIAEDRSISFVGCMTQIFFFSSFMCTECVLLSAMAYDRYVAICQPLRYLVIMTYQMCIYLIALSWFSGFTVSLIKISFISQLEFCGPQVINHFFCDISPVLNLACTDMSVAETVDFVLALFILLVPLSVTIVSYLLIIMTILHIPTTQSKKKAFSTCASHLTVVTIFFSAALFMYARPKKIDPYDLNKLVSAVYTIVTPILNPFIYCLRNQELKKAFKKVLSEKISIYKVSRSITSLQMQG
- the LOC137863220 gene encoding olfactory receptor 12D2-like isoform X2, whose translation is MLNRTEVSEFILLGLTDIQGLQYFFFISFLLLYLTSLLGNGVIVTMVISEPRLHTPMYFFLGNLSCLDIFYSTVTVPKMLTGFLFGHQPISFAECLAQLYFFHFLGSTEAVLLATMAYDRYVAICNPLCYTLVMSQRTCLLLAVVSWSIGFVHAMMHSVMTSQLSFCGHNQIHHFFCDIKPLLYLACSSTSLNMILLNVVTTSIALGPFILIVLSYLYIISFLFQKVQSQEGRWKPFSTCASHLTVVALLYIPLFFNYTPPSLSSSSITDMQVSVMYSAITPAMNPLIYTLRNQEVRSALNKTLGRKLSWWKVTKRGTKFRM